In Pseudomonas fluorescens, one genomic interval encodes:
- a CDS encoding GMC family oxidoreductase, producing MATVMKKVDAVIVGFGWTGAIMAKELTEAGLNVLALERGPMQDTYPDGNYPQVIDELTYSVRKKLFQDISKETVTIRHSVNDIALPNRQLGAFLPGNGVGGAGLHWSGVHFRVDPIELRMRSHYEERYGKSFIPKDMTIQDFGVSYEELEPFFDFAEKVFGTSGQAWTVKGQLVGQGKGGNPYAPDRSNPFPLEAQKNTVSAQLFGKAATEVGYKPYNLPSANTSGPYTNPYGAQMGPCNFCGFCSGYVCYMYSKASPNVNILPALKPLPNFELRPNSHVLRVNLDSTKSKATGVTYIDGQGREIEQPADLVILGAFQLHNVRLMLLSGIGKPYDPISGEGVVGRNFAYQNMATIKAFFDKDTHTNNFIGAGGNGVALDDFNADNFDHGPHGFVGGSPMWVNQAGSRPIAGTSNPPGTPAWGSQWKRATADYYTHQVSMDAHGAHQSYRGNYLDLDPVYRDAYGLPLLRMTFDWQENDIKMNRFMVEKMGKVAQAMGPKAIAVIGKQVGDHFNTAAYQTTHLNGGAIMGTDPKKSALNRYLQSWEVHNVFVPGASAFPQGLGYNPTGLVAALTYWSAKAIREQYLKNPGPLVQA from the coding sequence ATGGCAACCGTAATGAAGAAGGTCGACGCAGTGATCGTCGGTTTCGGCTGGACTGGCGCGATCATGGCCAAGGAGCTGACCGAGGCCGGGCTCAACGTGCTGGCGCTGGAGCGCGGGCCGATGCAGGACACCTACCCCGACGGCAACTATCCACAGGTGATCGACGAACTCACCTACAGCGTGCGGAAAAAACTCTTTCAGGACATCTCGAAAGAAACCGTCACCATCCGCCACAGCGTCAACGATATCGCCCTGCCGAATCGCCAGTTGGGTGCGTTTCTGCCGGGCAATGGCGTCGGCGGCGCCGGTTTGCACTGGTCGGGCGTGCACTTTCGCGTCGATCCGATCGAGCTACGCATGCGCAGCCACTACGAAGAGCGTTACGGCAAAAGTTTCATCCCCAAGGACATGACCATCCAGGACTTCGGCGTCAGCTATGAAGAGCTGGAGCCGTTCTTCGATTTCGCCGAGAAGGTCTTCGGCACCTCCGGCCAGGCCTGGACCGTGAAGGGCCAACTGGTCGGTCAGGGCAAGGGCGGTAACCCTTACGCACCGGATCGCTCCAATCCGTTCCCGCTGGAAGCGCAGAAGAATACGGTTTCCGCACAGCTGTTCGGCAAAGCGGCGACAGAGGTCGGTTACAAACCCTACAACCTGCCCTCCGCGAATACCTCAGGCCCGTACACCAATCCCTACGGCGCACAGATGGGCCCGTGCAACTTCTGCGGGTTCTGCAGCGGTTACGTTTGCTACATGTACTCCAAGGCCTCTCCGAACGTGAACATTCTGCCGGCGCTCAAGCCACTGCCGAATTTCGAGCTGCGGCCCAACTCGCATGTGCTGCGGGTCAACCTCGACAGCACCAAGTCCAAGGCCACCGGCGTGACGTACATCGACGGCCAGGGCCGCGAGATCGAGCAGCCGGCGGACCTGGTGATCCTCGGCGCCTTCCAGCTGCACAACGTGCGCCTGATGCTGCTCTCGGGCATCGGCAAGCCGTACGACCCGATCAGCGGCGAAGGCGTGGTCGGGCGCAACTTCGCCTACCAGAACATGGCGACCATCAAGGCGTTCTTCGACAAGGACACCCACACCAACAACTTCATCGGCGCCGGCGGCAACGGCGTGGCGCTGGACGATTTCAACGCCGACAACTTCGACCACGGCCCGCATGGCTTCGTCGGTGGCTCGCCAATGTGGGTCAACCAGGCGGGCAGCCGCCCGATTGCCGGCACCTCGAACCCGCCCGGCACCCCGGCCTGGGGCAGCCAGTGGAAACGCGCGACCGCCGATTACTACACCCACCAGGTGTCGATGGATGCCCACGGCGCGCATCAGTCCTACCGTGGCAACTACCTCGATCTGGATCCGGTGTACCGCGATGCCTACGGCTTGCCGCTGCTGCGCATGACCTTCGACTGGCAGGAAAACGACATCAAGATGAACCGCTTCATGGTCGAGAAAATGGGCAAGGTCGCTCAAGCCATGGGCCCGAAAGCCATCGCGGTGATCGGCAAGCAGGTCGGTGATCATTTCAACACCGCGGCCTACCAGACCACCCACCTCAACGGTGGCGCAATCATGGGCACCGATCCGAAGAAGAGTGCCCTGAACCGTTATCTGCAGAGCTGGGAAGTGCACAACGTATTCGTGCCAGGTGCGTCGGCGTTCCCGCAAGGCTTGGGTTACAACCCGACCGGGCTGGTGGCGGCGTTGACCTACTGGTCGGCCAAGGCGATTCGTGAGCAATACCTGAAAAACCCCGGCCCGCTGGTTCAGGCATAA
- a CDS encoding gluconate 2-dehydrogenase subunit 3 family protein produces the protein MSDADRDNPRREFLRKSLTLIPVFTLAGSGLGSSVLQAAPEAAPSTPAATPAKADASAYQPSYFTAEEWAFINAAVAHLIPNDEQGPGALEAGVPEYIDRQMNTPYAAGALWYMQGPFNADAAPEMGWQSKLVPKEIYRLGIAATDQWAKSLNGKTFAEQDSATREDLLKQLEAGKPQFDAVPAKIFFSLLLQNTKEGFFCDPIHGGNKGMVGWTMIGFPGARADFMDWVERNEQYPFPAVSIRGERA, from the coding sequence ATGTCTGACGCAGATCGAGACAACCCGCGGCGTGAGTTCTTGCGCAAATCCCTGACCCTGATTCCCGTGTTCACCCTCGCCGGTAGCGGTCTGGGCAGCAGCGTGTTGCAAGCGGCGCCTGAAGCGGCCCCGTCGACGCCCGCAGCCACACCGGCCAAAGCTGACGCCAGCGCTTATCAGCCGAGCTATTTCACCGCCGAGGAATGGGCCTTCATCAACGCCGCCGTGGCACACCTCATCCCCAATGACGAGCAAGGCCCGGGGGCTCTGGAAGCCGGCGTGCCGGAATACATCGACCGCCAGATGAACACCCCGTATGCCGCCGGTGCCCTGTGGTACATGCAAGGCCCGTTCAACGCCGACGCCGCGCCGGAGATGGGCTGGCAGAGCAAACTGGTGCCAAAAGAGATCTATCGCCTGGGCATCGCTGCCACGGATCAGTGGGCAAAATCCCTCAACGGTAAAACATTTGCTGAGCAAGACAGCGCTACCCGAGAAGATTTGCTCAAGCAGCTCGAAGCCGGCAAACCACAGTTCGATGCGGTTCCAGCGAAGATTTTCTTCAGCCTGCTGCTGCAAAACACCAAGGAAGGGTTCTTCTGCGACCCGATCCACGGCGGCAATAAAGGCATGGTCGGCTGGACCATGATCGGCTTCCCCGGCGCCCGCGCCGATTTCATGGATTGGGTGGAACGCAACGAGCAATACCCCTTCCCGGCAGTTTCGATTCGCGGCGAGAGGGCTTGA
- a CDS encoding dual specificity protein phosphatase family protein — MSRVRLFPALCLSLVALLHLMPAQADAAATSRPPEWAQPVEVQYNLFQMSPTLYRSALPDGGAVPLLKNLKVATVINFLPEADSSWLSEPGINQVQLPYRTNHVDDADVLKTLRAIQAAEANGPVLMHCKHGSDRTGLMAAMYRIVVQGWSKEDALNEMTQGGFGESGHFKDGVRYVMQADVDKLRTALANGDCSTSAFATCSMKSWFQSVNLK; from the coding sequence ATGTCTCGAGTGCGCCTTTTCCCTGCTTTGTGTTTGTCGCTTGTTGCCTTGTTGCACTTGATGCCGGCCCAGGCTGACGCCGCTGCAACATCGCGTCCCCCTGAATGGGCGCAACCGGTTGAAGTGCAGTACAACCTGTTCCAGATGTCGCCAACCCTCTACCGCAGCGCCTTGCCGGATGGCGGCGCAGTGCCGTTGCTGAAGAACCTGAAAGTGGCGACGGTGATCAACTTCCTGCCGGAAGCTGACAGCAGCTGGCTGTCCGAGCCGGGCATCAATCAAGTGCAACTGCCTTATCGCACCAACCATGTCGATGACGCCGATGTGCTCAAGACGCTGCGCGCGATTCAGGCTGCCGAAGCCAATGGACCGGTGCTGATGCATTGCAAACATGGCTCCGACCGCACCGGCCTGATGGCGGCGATGTACCGGATTGTGGTGCAGGGCTGGAGCAAGGAAGACGCGCTGAATGAAATGACGCAGGGTGGTTTTGGTGAAAGCGGCCATTTCAAGGATGGCGTGCGTTATGTGATGCAAGCCGATGTCGACAAACTGCGCACCGCGCTGGCCAACGGCGACTGCAGCACCAGTGCCTTTGCCACCTGCTCGATGAAGAGCTGGTTCCAGTCGGTCAACCTCAAGTAA
- a CDS encoding YheV family putative zinc ribbon protein: MSEAPVITKKRFIAGAVCPACSEPDKLMMWNEDSVPHRECVACGYSDTLNEQGLSVPKELGTRVNTSALKPAPDKTVQAVQFFPNPKLKKKSED, translated from the coding sequence ATGAGTGAGGCACCTGTGATTACCAAGAAGCGCTTTATCGCCGGGGCTGTCTGCCCGGCGTGCAGCGAGCCGGACAAACTGATGATGTGGAACGAGGACAGCGTGCCGCACCGTGAGTGCGTGGCCTGCGGTTACTCGGATACGCTGAACGAGCAAGGGCTGTCGGTTCCCAAGGAACTGGGCACGCGGGTCAATACCAGCGCGCTCAAGCCGGCGCCGGACAAGACCGTCCAGGCCGTGCAGTTCTTTCCGAATCCGAAGCTGAAGAAAAAGTCCGAAGACTGA
- the prlC gene encoding oligopeptidase A, with amino-acid sequence MFLPAKVPTVSVNNPLLQSYDLPPFSTIRAEHVLPAIETILADNRAAIAEILKTQGQNPTWAGLVLAMDELNDRLGAAWSPVSHLNAVCNSAELREAYESCLPALSAYSTEMGQNRELFQAYEALANSPEAAGFDVAQKTILEHALRDFRLSGIDLPEAEQKRYAEVQSKLSELGSRFSNQLLDATQAWTKHVTEEAALAGLTDSAKAQMAAAAQAKGLDGWLITLEFPSYYAVMTYAQDRALREEVYAAYCTRASDQGPNAGQNDNGPVMEEILDLRQELAKLLGFASFSELSLATKMAESSDQVLSFLRDLAKRSKPFAAQDLQQLRAYAAEQGCADLQSWDSGFYGEKLREQRYSVAQETLRAYFPIDKVLGGLFAIVQRLYGIEIAELKGFDTWHPDVRLFEIKENGQHVGRFFFDLYARANKRGGAWMDGARDRRRTADGVLQSPVANLVCNFTPADSGKPALLTHDEVTTLFHEFGHGLHHLLTRVDHAGVSGINGVAWDAVELPSQFMENWCWEPEGLALISGHYETGEPLPQDLLEKMLAAKNFQSGLMMVRQLEFSLFDFELHATHGDGRSVAQVLEGVRDEVSVMRPPAYNRFPNSFAHIFAGGYAAGYYSYKWAEVLSADAFSRFEEDGVLNAETGRAFREAILARGGSQAPMVLFVDFRGREPSIDALLRHSGLSEDAAA; translated from the coding sequence ATGTTTCTTCCAGCCAAGGTGCCAACCGTGAGCGTGAACAACCCTCTTCTGCAGTCCTACGACCTGCCGCCGTTCTCCACGATCCGTGCCGAACACGTGCTGCCAGCCATCGAAACGATCCTGGCCGACAACCGCGCCGCCATCGCCGAAATCCTCAAGACCCAAGGCCAGAATCCGACGTGGGCCGGCCTGGTGCTGGCGATGGACGAACTCAACGATCGCCTCGGCGCTGCCTGGAGTCCGGTCAGCCACCTCAATGCCGTGTGCAACAGCGCCGAACTGCGCGAAGCCTACGAGTCGTGCCTGCCGGCCCTGAGCGCCTACTCCACCGAGATGGGCCAGAACCGCGAACTGTTCCAGGCCTATGAAGCGCTGGCCAACAGCCCGGAAGCCGCCGGTTTCGACGTGGCGCAAAAAACCATTCTGGAACACGCCCTGCGTGATTTCCGTCTGTCGGGTATCGACCTGCCGGAAGCCGAACAGAAGCGCTACGCCGAAGTGCAGAGCAAGCTGTCCGAGCTGGGCAGCCGCTTCTCCAACCAACTGCTCGACGCCACACAAGCCTGGACCAAGCACGTCACTGAGGAGGCTGCCCTCGCCGGCCTGACTGATTCGGCCAAGGCGCAAATGGCTGCCGCCGCGCAGGCCAAAGGTCTCGATGGCTGGCTGATCACCCTGGAATTCCCGAGCTACTACGCGGTGATGACCTATGCCCAGGATCGCGCGCTGCGTGAAGAAGTCTATGCCGCCTACTGCACCCGTGCGTCGGACCAAGGCCCGAACGCCGGGCAGAATGACAACGGCCCGGTGATGGAAGAGATCCTCGACCTGCGTCAGGAGCTGGCAAAACTCTTGGGCTTCGCCAGTTTCTCCGAGCTGAGCCTGGCCACGAAAATGGCCGAGTCCAGTGATCAGGTGCTGAGCTTCCTGCGCGACTTGGCCAAGCGCAGCAAGCCGTTCGCTGCGCAGGACCTGCAGCAGCTGCGCGCCTACGCCGCCGAACAGGGCTGCGCCGATCTGCAAAGCTGGGACAGCGGTTTCTACGGGGAAAAACTCCGCGAGCAACGCTACAGCGTCGCTCAGGAAACCCTGCGTGCGTACTTCCCGATCGATAAAGTCCTCGGCGGTCTGTTCGCTATCGTCCAGCGTCTGTACGGCATCGAAATCGCCGAACTGAAAGGCTTCGACACCTGGCACCCGGACGTGCGCCTGTTCGAAATCAAGGAAAACGGCCAGCACGTCGGCCGCTTCTTCTTCGATCTCTACGCCCGCGCCAACAAGCGTGGCGGTGCGTGGATGGACGGCGCCCGCGACCGCCGCCGTACCGCTGACGGCGTGCTGCAAAGCCCGGTGGCCAACCTGGTGTGCAACTTCACCCCGGCAGACAGCGGCAAGCCTGCGCTGCTGACCCACGATGAAGTGACCACCCTGTTCCACGAATTCGGTCACGGCCTGCATCACCTGCTGACCCGCGTTGATCACGCAGGTGTCTCGGGGATCAACGGCGTGGCGTGGGATGCGGTCGAGCTGCCAAGCCAGTTCATGGAAAACTGGTGCTGGGAGCCGGAAGGCCTGGCGCTGATCTCCGGTCATTACGAAACCGGCGAGCCGCTGCCACAGGACCTGCTGGAGAAAATGCTCGCGGCGAAAAACTTCCAGTCCGGGCTGATGATGGTGCGGCAGTTGGAGTTCTCGCTGTTCGACTTCGAGCTGCACGCCACCCACGGTGATGGCCGCAGCGTGGCGCAAGTGCTGGAAGGCGTGCGCGACGAGGTGTCGGTGATGCGTCCACCGGCGTACAACCGCTTCCCCAACAGCTTCGCGCACATCTTCGCCGGCGGTTACGCCGCGGGTTACTACAGCTACAAGTGGGCGGAAGTGCTGTCAGCCGATGCCTTCTCCAGGTTCGAAGAAGACGGCGTGCTCAACGCCGAGACCGGGCGCGCCTTCCGCGAAGCGATTCTCGCGCGTGGCGGCTCGCAGGCACCGATGGTGCTGTTCGTCGACTTCCGTGGCCGTGAGCCATCGATTGACGCACTCTTGCGCCATAGCGGCCTGAGTGAGGACGCAGCAGCATGA
- a CDS encoding gamma carbonic anhydrase family protein: MPVRKYQNHTPQLGKGAFVDASAVVIGDVEIGEDSSVWPLTVIRGDMHRIRIGARTSVQDGCVLHITHAGPFNPDGFPLLIGDDVTIAHKVMLHGCSVGSRVLIGMGSIVMDGAVVEDDVIIGAGSLVPPGKRLESGFLYVGSPVKQVRSLTDKERAFFTYSAANYVKLKDLHLAEGYDQL, translated from the coding sequence GTGCCCGTTCGCAAGTACCAGAATCACACCCCGCAACTCGGCAAGGGCGCGTTTGTCGACGCCTCCGCGGTGGTGATCGGCGACGTCGAAATCGGCGAAGACAGCTCCGTGTGGCCGCTGACCGTGATCCGTGGCGACATGCACCGCATCCGTATCGGCGCGCGCACCAGCGTGCAGGACGGCTGCGTGCTGCACATCACCCACGCCGGCCCGTTCAACCCGGATGGTTTCCCGCTGCTGATCGGCGATGACGTGACCATCGCCCACAAGGTCATGCTGCATGGCTGCAGCGTTGGCAGCCGTGTGCTGATCGGTATGGGCAGCATCGTCATGGACGGCGCGGTGGTCGAGGACGATGTGATCATCGGCGCCGGCAGCCTGGTACCGCCGGGCAAGCGCCTGGAAAGCGGCTTCCTGTACGTGGGCAGCCCGGTGAAACAAGTCCGCTCGTTGACCGACAAGGAGCGTGCCTTCTTCACCTACAGCGCGGCGAACTACGTGAAGCTCAAGGACCTGCATCTGGCCGAAGGCTACGATCAGCTCTGA
- a CDS encoding HAD family hydrolase yields the protein MHYQTVLFDLDGTLTDPREGITRSIQFALSKLGIDEPDLSKLEHFIGPPLLQAFMQFYGFDEAKAWEAVNFYRERFKVTGLYENRVFDGVTLLLETLSGQGRQLYIATSKPWEFAREIARHFDFAKHFKVIYGSELDGTRTNKVELIAHLIAEEGLDPANTLMIGDRKHDLIGARSNGVDAAAVGYGFGSFEELSAEAPAYHFETLAELHQAFLRR from the coding sequence ATGCACTACCAGACCGTACTGTTCGACCTCGATGGCACCCTGACCGACCCGCGTGAAGGCATCACCCGTTCCATCCAGTTTGCCTTAAGCAAACTCGGCATCGACGAGCCGGACCTGAGCAAACTCGAACACTTCATCGGCCCGCCGCTGTTGCAGGCGTTCATGCAGTTCTATGGCTTCGACGAGGCCAAGGCCTGGGAGGCGGTGAATTTCTATCGTGAGCGCTTCAAGGTCACCGGCCTGTACGAGAACCGTGTGTTCGACGGCGTCACGCTGTTGCTCGAGACCCTGAGCGGCCAGGGGCGGCAGCTGTACATCGCGACCTCCAAACCTTGGGAATTTGCCCGGGAAATCGCCCGGCATTTCGACTTCGCTAAACACTTCAAGGTGATCTACGGCAGTGAGCTGGATGGCACGCGGACCAACAAGGTCGAGCTGATTGCGCACCTGATCGCCGAAGAAGGGCTGGATCCGGCCAATACGCTGATGATCGGCGACCGCAAGCATGATCTGATCGGCGCGCGCAGCAACGGCGTGGACGCGGCGGCAGTGGGCTATGGGTTTGGCAGTTTTGAAGAGTTGAGTGCCGAAGCGCCGGCTTATCACTTTGAGACTTTGGCTGAGTTGCATCAGGCGTTTTTGCGGCGCTGA
- a CDS encoding aminopeptidase produces MSRPLPSHGLLDRVFRILFPGVMFLLLNGCSSVSYYSQLASGQLQLLRAREPVAKVIADPSRDATLRTHLTQSQKARDFASEQLHLPDNQSYRLYADIGRPYVVWNVFATPEFSLTPQNHCFPIAGCVAYRGYYSQSAARGEAAIQRLQGMDVSIGGVEAYSTLGWFNDPILNSMMGWGDERLATLIFHELAHQRFYVKDDTEFNESFATFVEQEGTRQWRAFRGLPPDTDARLKQRDQFIELVLETRSRLEKLYAQPLPAEQMRERKAATFEQFRREYRLMRDRQWAGDKRYDAWVNMPLNNARLLPFGLYDQWVPAFAALFRQVGGDWLRFYAEVEKLGDLPVIERKAALKALAEA; encoded by the coding sequence TTGAGCAGGCCGCTTCCAAGCCATGGGTTACTTGATCGCGTTTTTCGGATTTTGTTTCCGGGGGTGATGTTTTTGTTGCTCAACGGTTGTTCCAGCGTCAGCTATTACAGCCAGTTGGCCAGCGGTCAGTTGCAGTTGTTGCGAGCGCGTGAGCCGGTGGCCAAGGTGATTGCCGACCCAAGCCGCGATGCAACCCTGCGCACGCACCTGACCCAGTCGCAAAAGGCCCGGGACTTCGCCAGCGAACAGCTGCACCTGCCGGACAACCAGAGCTATCGGCTGTACGCCGACATCGGCCGGCCGTATGTGGTGTGGAACGTGTTCGCCACCCCGGAGTTTTCCCTGACCCCGCAGAACCATTGCTTCCCGATCGCCGGTTGCGTGGCCTATCGCGGCTACTACAGCCAGAGCGCTGCCCGGGGCGAAGCGGCGATTCAGCGCCTGCAAGGCATGGACGTGTCGATTGGCGGCGTCGAGGCCTATTCGACCCTCGGCTGGTTCAATGACCCGATCCTCAATTCGATGATGGGCTGGGGTGACGAACGCCTGGCCACGCTGATCTTTCATGAACTGGCGCATCAGCGTTTCTATGTGAAAGACGACACCGAGTTCAATGAGTCGTTTGCCACGTTTGTCGAGCAGGAAGGCACCCGCCAGTGGCGGGCGTTTCGTGGCCTGCCGCCGGACACCGATGCCAGGCTCAAGCAGCGCGATCAGTTCATCGAACTGGTGCTGGAAACGCGCTCACGCCTGGAAAAGCTCTACGCTCAGCCGCTGCCAGCCGAGCAGATGCGCGAACGCAAAGCGGCGACGTTCGAGCAGTTTCGCCGCGAATATCGATTGATGCGCGACCGCCAGTGGGCCGGGGACAAGCGTTACGACGCCTGGGTGAACATGCCGCTGAACAATGCGCGGTTGCTGCCGTTTGGGCTGTATGACCAGTGGGTGCCGGCGTTTGCAGCGTTGTTCAGGCAGGTTGGGGGGGATTGGCTGCGGTTTTATGCCGAGGTTGAGAAGTTGGGAGATTTGCCGGTTATCGAGCGTAAGGCAGCACTCAAAGCATTGGCAGAAGCCTGA
- a CDS encoding DUF1161 domain-containing protein, giving the protein MKRIGLAILCSALATTVLAAPKDCEELKKEIEVKIQANAVPSYTLEIVSKEEADKHDVAMVVGTCENGTKAIVYQKNDI; this is encoded by the coding sequence ATGAAACGTATTGGCTTGGCGATTCTTTGCAGTGCACTGGCCACAACGGTTCTCGCCGCACCGAAAGACTGCGAAGAATTGAAGAAAGAGATCGAAGTAAAGATCCAGGCGAATGCAGTGCCGTCCTACACACTGGAAATTGTCAGCAAGGAAGAGGCCGACAAGCACGACGTGGCGATGGTTGTCGGCACCTGCGAAAACGGCACAAAAGCGATCGTCTACCAGAAGAACGACATCTGA
- a CDS encoding OsmC family protein: MAIVKKASAHWAGDLKTGIGSISTETGVLREAPYGFKARFEGGKGTNPEELIGAAHAGCFSMAFSMILGDAGLKAESIDTQAEVTLDQVEGGFAITAIKLILKAKIPGATQAQFEELSNKAKEGCPVSKVLNAKITLEASLVS; encoded by the coding sequence ATGGCTATCGTGAAGAAAGCATCCGCACATTGGGCAGGCGATCTGAAAACCGGCATCGGCTCGATCTCTACCGAGACTGGCGTCCTCAGAGAAGCGCCGTACGGCTTCAAGGCCCGCTTCGAAGGCGGCAAGGGCACCAACCCGGAAGAACTGATCGGCGCCGCGCATGCCGGCTGTTTTTCCATGGCGTTCTCGATGATTCTCGGTGATGCGGGCCTGAAGGCCGAGAGCATCGACACCCAGGCTGAAGTCACCTTGGATCAGGTCGAGGGTGGCTTTGCCATCACCGCGATCAAGTTGATCCTCAAGGCGAAAATCCCGGGCGCTACTCAGGCGCAGTTTGAAGAGCTGAGCAACAAGGCCAAGGAAGGATGCCCGGTGTCCAAGGTACTGAATGCGAAGATTACCCTTGAGGCTTCGCTGGTCAGCTGA
- a CDS encoding LLM class flavin-dependent oxidoreductase: MKQLSDVKFSTLDLVPVRENGSPAQSLRNSLDLAQHVEKFGYTRFWVAEHHNMDGIASSATSVLLGYLAGGTSTIRVGSGGVMLPNHAPLVIAEQFGTLESLYPGRIDLGLGRAPGSDQMTARALRRERSGSADDFPEDVAELARFLGPRTPDQRVIAMPGTGTNVPIWLLGSSLFSAQLAGERGLPYAFASHFAPRFMHEAIRVYRNHFKPSAVLDKPYVMLGVPLVAADTDEQADYLATSVYQRILALMRGQSLVQRPPVKTMDGLWLPHEREAVGDFLGLAMVGSPQKIRAKLEVLVEQTQADELIFTCDLYEHADRLHSYELLAQVMKG; this comes from the coding sequence ATGAAGCAACTGTCCGACGTAAAGTTTTCCACCCTCGATCTGGTGCCGGTGCGCGAGAATGGCAGCCCGGCGCAATCGCTGCGCAACTCGCTGGACCTGGCGCAGCACGTCGAGAAATTCGGCTACACCCGCTTCTGGGTGGCCGAGCACCACAACATGGACGGTATCGCCAGTTCTGCCACCTCGGTGTTGCTGGGATACCTGGCCGGCGGTACCTCGACGATTCGTGTCGGCTCCGGCGGGGTGATGCTGCCGAACCACGCGCCGCTGGTGATCGCCGAGCAGTTCGGCACTCTCGAAAGCCTGTATCCGGGACGCATCGATCTGGGTCTGGGCCGCGCGCCCGGCTCCGACCAGATGACCGCCCGCGCCCTGCGTCGTGAGCGCTCCGGCAGTGCCGATGATTTCCCGGAAGACGTCGCCGAGCTGGCGCGCTTCCTCGGCCCGCGCACCCCGGATCAACGGGTGATCGCCATGCCCGGCACCGGCACCAACGTGCCGATCTGGTTGCTCGGTTCCAGCCTGTTCAGCGCGCAACTGGCCGGTGAGCGCGGGTTGCCCTACGCCTTCGCTTCGCACTTCGCCCCGCGCTTCATGCACGAGGCGATTCGCGTCTATCGCAATCACTTCAAACCGTCGGCGGTGCTCGACAAGCCGTACGTGATGCTCGGGGTGCCGTTGGTGGCAGCCGATACCGATGAGCAGGCCGACTACCTGGCGACCTCGGTGTACCAGCGAATTCTCGCGCTGATGCGTGGGCAGAGTCTGGTGCAGCGTCCGCCGGTGAAAACCATGGACGGCCTGTGGCTGCCCCATGAGCGCGAAGCGGTGGGGGATTTCCTCGGTCTGGCGATGGTTGGCAGCCCGCAGAAGATCCGTGCGAAGCTGGAGGTGCTGGTCGAGCAGACCCAGGCCGATGAGCTGATTTTCACCTGCGATCTGTATGAGCATGCCGATCGCCTGCATTCCTATGAATTGCTGGCGCAGGTGATGAAGGGCTGA
- a CDS encoding DUF1161 domain-containing protein — protein MKKFILAVGLLSLAGGAFAAGKPCEELKSEIAAKLDAKGVSGYSLEVVDKGANGGKVVGTCEGGTKEIVYKRG, from the coding sequence ATGAAGAAGTTCATATTGGCAGTAGGTTTGTTGAGCCTTGCGGGTGGCGCGTTTGCTGCTGGCAAGCCTTGTGAAGAGTTGAAAAGCGAGATCGCGGCGAAGCTGGATGCCAAGGGCGTTTCCGGGTATTCGCTGGAGGTTGTCGACAAGGGAGCCAATGGCGGAAAAGTTGTGGGCACCTGTGAAGGCGGCACCAAGGAAATCGTCTACAAACGCGGGTGA
- a CDS encoding dodecin translates to MSDHHTYKKVELVGSSTTSIEDAINNALAEANKSIKHLEWFEVVETRGHIKDGKAAHFQVTLKVGFRIASS, encoded by the coding sequence ATGAGTGACCATCACACGTACAAGAAAGTCGAGCTGGTCGGCTCGTCCACCACCAGCATCGAAGACGCCATCAACAATGCGCTGGCTGAAGCGAACAAGAGCATCAAACATCTGGAATGGTTTGAAGTGGTCGAGACCCGAGGCCACATCAAGGACGGCAAGGCTGCGCATTTCCAGGTCACACTCAAAGTCGGCTTCCGGATTGCCAGCAGCTGA
- a CDS encoding DUF883 family protein: MANTSLRKASLQSMEAEIESLLKSLESLKDDASDESRKTLKALKSNAESALKHSRSLLSDAYEEVKVKTRETGIATRDYAQEHPWTTAGVAVGAIGLLAAYLLFKRGE; this comes from the coding sequence ATGGCCAACACCTCTTTACGTAAAGCCTCGTTGCAAAGCATGGAAGCCGAGATCGAGAGTCTGCTCAAATCGTTGGAAAGCCTGAAGGACGACGCGTCCGACGAGTCGCGCAAGACCCTCAAGGCGCTCAAGAGCAACGCTGAAAGCGCGCTGAAACATTCGCGCAGCCTGCTCAGCGATGCCTATGAAGAAGTCAAAGTGAAAACCCGCGAGACCGGCATCGCCACCCGCGATTACGCTCAGGAACACCCTTGGACCACAGCCGGTGTGGCAGTCGGTGCAATCGGTCTGCTGGCTGCTTATTTGCTGTTCAAGCGCGGCGAGTGA